GCCAGTTGCGGTGGTCGCCCGGCTCGAACTCGGTGTCGAGGGTCATGTAGCCTTCCAGCAGCCCCGAAGCGTGCGGCACGCGGGCCATTACGCTCACGCCCTCCTGTTCGGCCACCGGGAGAATCTGCTCACCCAGCACCTGCTCCAGCAGGTTGTAGATGATCTGGGTGGGCGCGTGGCGCAGGCGGATGGTCTCGATGCCTTCTTCAATCTGCCGCTCGTTCAGGGCGGGACCGAGGGCGGTGCCGTAGGCGCGAATCAGGCCCTCGGCCTTGAGCTGCTCCAGCTCGGCCCAGAGGTCGTCTTTCTGGATGGCGTCCAGGCGGGGGTTGTGAAGCTGGTAGTAGTCGATGTAGTCGGTGCCCAGGCGCTTCAGGCTGCCTTCCAGCGCCTTGCGCAGGTACTCGGGCGTCCAGTCGTGCGGGCGCTCCTGCTGGCCGGGGCGCTCGGGGTGGTTGTAGATGTCGTAGCCGAACTTGGTGCCGATGACAATCTGGGCGCGCACGCCCCCCAGCACGCGGCGCTGGAGTTCCTCGGCGTGGCCGGAAGCGTAGGTGTCCGCGTTGTCGAAGAAGGTGATGCCCAGGTCCAGGGCGCGGCGCAGCAGGCGCTCGGCCATCTGGTCGTCCTTGACGCCCCACCACGTCGTGCCGACCGTCCACACGCCGAAGCCCACCGCGCTGACGGTGAGATCGGTGCCCAGCAGTTTGCGGTATTCCATAACCGTACTATTCCACCGCCCACGGGGGACAATGCACCCCGAACGAACGGTCAGGTGGGGGGCAGTTCAGGGAAGGAGGCAGGAACGTCTGCCCGACTGGGAACGTACCGGAACATATGGGCTTCTTTGCATCCACACCTCCCGAACCCCACGCCGTCACCCGCGCGGGCAAGGGCCTGACCTGCGCCCATTGCCAACACGACCTCTTTCACCGGGGTGAGGCTCAGCTCAACACGCAGGGAATGACGCTGCTGGGCCTGGACTGGATGAACCGGAGCGCCTCCTACTTCGCCTGCGCGAACTGCGGACACCTGCACTGGTTTCTGGACGTGGCCTGAGCGCCACCGGGCCGCGTTCTTCCGTGAGGAACGCACACGCTATTCATGCGCCTTTTTGAACCCCCTCCGCTCGGGCACAGGAAACACCAGCCGGAAGTCCGGCACCCCCAGCGTCAGGCGTGGCCGGGTATGGCGCAGGGGCAAATACAGGCCGTCCGTGTGCAGGACGGTCAGGCGGGCCAGGCCTGCGTGTCCGCTCGCCCCCACGCGCGTCAGGCACCAGTCCCCACCCTCGTCCAGCGGCGGTTGCGCCAGCGTGCGCCAGGCCGGGGGCACCAGGGCCGTCGTCACGGGCAGGCGCGGGCCACCCGTGCGGAAGGCCAGATGGGCAACGGGCTGCCCGTCCTCCCCGGTCACGCGGACCTGACCCTGCCGCCCGTCTTCCTGCCACTCGAACTGCGCGAGCCGCTTCGGCAGGCCCCAGTTGCGCCGCCCCCACACCACGCTTTCTTTGGTGCTCACCACGATGGAGCGCACGCGGGGGCGCGGCCCGGCAGGACTGGCGCGGCCCGCCTCGGCCCACAGCAGCTCGTCGTAGGGGCCGACGGGGGACGTGGCGTAGCGAAGCAGCATCAGGGCACCCAGACCGGCCTGCGGCGCGGGGGTATACAGCGCCATCAGGCCGCGCCCGGTCAGCGTCCAGGGAGGCGGGGGCATAGGCCCAGGCTACGCGCTACCCTCGCCCTGATGCTGAAACACGTGTCCTTCCTGACCCGCGACCTGGGCGCGGTCCTCGCCTTTTACAGCCGGCTGGGCGGCGTGGTGGAAAAAGACCTCACGACCGCCGAGGGCTTCCGGCGCGGTGTGGTCCGCCTCGGCCAAGCTCAGGAGGCTGGGGGCCGCCTGCAATTCTTCGAGGTGCCCGGTGAGGCCCCCGCCCCCCATCCCCACTGGGCCGAACACATCGCCCTGCACGTGCCGGACCTGCGCGCCCTCCTCCCCGACCTGCGCGCGGCGGGCGTGCCCGTCACCCGCGACCTCCAGCCCAGCCCCGGCGGGCGCGACATGGCCTTTGTGCTGGACCCGGACGGGCGACAGGTGGAGTTGCTGGCAGAAGGCTGAAAGCGGAAGGCAGATGGCTTTGGGAAGCTCCCGCCATCTGCCTTCTGCCTTTCGCCTTCTGCGCCGCGCCTATGGCCCTTCCGTATATACCCGGCTCGGAAAGTAATACTTGTCCAGCATCAGTTTGCCCAGGGCGACGGCGGGTACCGAGAGCAGCGCCCCGGCGAAGCCCAGCAGCGACGCGCCGATCAGGATGGCGAGCAGCACCGTGACGGGGTGCAGGTCGGTGGTCTTGCTGAGGATGTAGGGACTCAGGAAGTTGCCCTCGATCTGGTTGGCGGCCACGAACACCACGATCACCAGCAGCATCTTGACCCAGCCGAAGGGCAGGGCCAGCAGCAGGGCGGGCGTCGCGCCGATCACCGGCCCCAGGTACGGCACGATGTTAAAGGCCCCGGCCAGGAAGCCGATGGCGGCGGCGCTGGGAATGCCCAGCGCGGTCAGGCCCAGCCACACGAACACGCCGATAAACAGGGCGATCAGCAGTTGCCCGCGCACGTAGCCACCCACCGCCGTGCCCACCAGTTCGCTGAACTCCAGCACGCGCGGCTGCCAGGGCCGGGGAAAGGCGCGCAGCAGCGAGGCGTTCACCCGGCTGTAGTCCAGCATCAGGTACACGCTGAGCAGCAAGATCAGCACCACCTGGCCCAGGATGCCGCCGATAGACACCAGGCCGCTGAAGATGGTGCCGCTGGAACTCAGCACGTTTTGCAGGATCGGGACGATGTTGCGCCCCAGGTTCTGCAAGGCCGTCTGCACCGCGTCGGTGAGCCGCAACCGCACGGCCTCGGTTCCGGGAATCCCGTGCGCGCCCAGCCACTGAAAGACGCCGTCCAGTATCTCATTGAGCCGCCCGACCTGGGCCGACAGCCCGGTGATCAGGGCGATCAGCTGGGTCGAGACGGTGACGAGCAGCCCGGCCGCCAGCGCAAAGATGCCGATAAACAGCAGCAGCACGAAAAAGACGCCCAGGCCGCGCTTGACCCGTCCGCGCTCCAGCCAGTTGAGCATCGGGTTGGCGAGGTAGGCGATCAGGTAGCCCACCGCGAACACCACCACCACCGTCGTGATCTGGCCCAACAGGCGATACAGGACGTAAAACAGCAGCAGGAACACGAGGGCGCGCACCCAGGGGCTGCGCCAGACGTACTGAAAGGCATTGGGGGCTTTCGGGGGCGAGATCACGCCGCCCATGATACGGAGGGGAAGGCGGCCGTGCGCGCGGGCGAGCGTTGCGTGAACCTTAGCCCAGCGTGGGTAGGTTCGGCCCTGCCAGGTTGGGACGGGCAGGTCCCGCCGCAGCATGCCTGGGCTTTGCTACAGTGGGGGCATGTCCAGCCTGTGTTGCCTTCCCCCGCGGTAAGCAGCGCACCCGCCCTGCCGCCGCGCCCCTTCTGTGTGGCGCGGCGGCTTTTTTTGTTTTCTCGCCCATTTCTGTGTTCTCATCAGGAGGAGTCATGACATCACCGGACCGGCCTTCCGGCCGCCAGCCCGACCCCGGCATCGTCCTCTACGACACCATGCAGCGCCAGAAGGTGCCCTTCGTGCCCAGTGTGCCCGGCCGGGTGGGCATGTACCTGTGCGGCCCCACCGTGTACAGCGACGCGCACCTCGGCCACGCGAAGAAGGAGGTGGCCTTCGACGTGATTCGCCGCGCGCTGCTGCACTTCGGCTATGACGTGCGCTACGTCACCAACGTGACTGACGTGGGCCACCTCCAGAACGACGCCGACGAGGGCGAGGACAAGCTGCTGGCCCGCGCCCGGCTGGAACAGCTCGAACCGATGGAGGTCGCAGACAAGTACTTCTGGTCCTTCGTGCGTGACATGGACGCCCTGAACATCCTCAAGCCCAGCATCAACCCCCGCGCGACCGGCCATATTCCCGAGCAGATCGCCCTGATCCAGGAGCTGATCGACCGGGGCCACGCTTACGTGTCGGACGGCAGCGTGTATTTCGACGTGCGGAGCTGGCCCGAGTACGGCAAGCTCTCGGGCCGCCGACTCGACGATCTGGAAGAAGGCACCCGCGAGGCCGTGCGCGAGGAAAAACGCGACCCGCGCGACTTCGCCCTGTGGAAGAAGGCCGAACCCGCCCACATCATGCGCTGGGAGTCGCCCTGGAGCGTGGGCTTTCCCGGCTGGCACATCGAATGCAGCGCCATGAGTCTGAAGTATCTGGGCGAGGGCTTCGACATCCACGGCGGCGGCCTAGACCTCGAATTCCCGCACCACGAGGCCGAGATCGCGCAGTCGGAAGCGGCCGGGCATCCCTTCGCGCGCTACTGGATGCACAACAACATGCTGACCATCAACGGCGAGAAGATGAGCAAAAGCAAGGGCAACTTCACAACCCTGAAGGACCTCCTGGCCCAGCACGACCCGATGGTGATCCGCTTCCTGCTGGTGGGCAGCCATTACCGCTCCATCACCGAGTTCAGTGACGCGGCCTTCGAGAGCGCTCGCAGCGGCTACCGCCGCCTGACCGACGCCCTGCACGAGGTCGAGCGCCGCCTGGAGACGGCCCCGGAGAAGAACGACCCGGCCCTGCGCGAAAAGATTGCTGCCCACGTCCGCGAGTTCGAGGACGCCATGCGCGACGACTTCAATACCCCCAGGGCGGTCGCGGCGCTGTTCGGCCTGACCACCGACATGAATGCGGCCCTGGGTGCGGGCGAGGTGGGCCGGGAGGCGCTGGAGGCCGCCCGCGACGCCTACCGCACTCTGGGCGGTGACGTGCTGGGCCTGTTCGCCCAGGGCGCGGCCGAGCGCCAGGACGAGACCCAGGTGGTCGACGCCCTGATGGACCTGGTGCTTCAGGCCCGGCAGCACTACCGCCTGAACAAGCAGTACGCCCAGGCCGACGAACTGCGCGACACCCTCGCCGCCGTCGGCGTGACGGTCGAGGACACCCGCGACGGCCCGCGCTGGCGGCGCTGAGCACTCGCCCCCCCGAATGCACCCCCTGAACATGCCGGGCAGGCGGTCTCCCAAGCTGCGGCCAAGACCAGCGGGCCAACCTGCCCATGACCTCACCCGCATGTCAGAAAGCTGTCA
The window above is part of the Deinococcus carri genome. Proteins encoded here:
- a CDS encoding aldo/keto reductase; protein product: MEYRKLLGTDLTVSAVGFGVWTVGTTWWGVKDDQMAERLLRRALDLGITFFDNADTYASGHAEELQRRVLGGVRAQIVIGTKFGYDIYNHPERPGQQERPHDWTPEYLRKALEGSLKRLGTDYIDYYQLHNPRLDAIQKDDLWAELEQLKAEGLIRAYGTALGPALNERQIEEGIETIRLRHAPTQIIYNLLEQVLGEQILPVAEQEGVSVMARVPHASGLLEGYMTLDTEFEPGDHRNWRMTTNARRKAWMEDGLKKVEQLEVQFLNGRTIGQLALQFALRSPAMASVIPNIYDGKGLEEYAATFDAAPLTDAEYDAMQTLYRANFGLTHDLRGQEVAR
- a CDS encoding acetoacetate decarboxylase family protein — encoded protein: MPPPPWTLTGRGLMALYTPAPQAGLGALMLLRYATSPVGPYDELLWAEAGRASPAGPRPRVRSIVVSTKESVVWGRRNWGLPKRLAQFEWQEDGRQGQVRVTGEDGQPVAHLAFRTGGPRLPVTTALVPPAWRTLAQPPLDEGGDWCLTRVGASGHAGLARLTVLHTDGLYLPLRHTRPRLTLGVPDFRLVFPVPERRGFKKAHE
- a CDS encoding VOC family protein: MLKHVSFLTRDLGAVLAFYSRLGGVVEKDLTTAEGFRRGVVRLGQAQEAGGRLQFFEVPGEAPAPHPHWAEHIALHVPDLRALLPDLRAAGVPVTRDLQPSPGGRDMAFVLDPDGRQVELLAEG
- a CDS encoding AI-2E family transporter: MISPPKAPNAFQYVWRSPWVRALVFLLLFYVLYRLLGQITTVVVVFAVGYLIAYLANPMLNWLERGRVKRGLGVFFVLLLFIGIFALAAGLLVTVSTQLIALITGLSAQVGRLNEILDGVFQWLGAHGIPGTEAVRLRLTDAVQTALQNLGRNIVPILQNVLSSSGTIFSGLVSIGGILGQVVLILLLSVYLMLDYSRVNASLLRAFPRPWQPRVLEFSELVGTAVGGYVRGQLLIALFIGVFVWLGLTALGIPSAAAIGFLAGAFNIVPYLGPVIGATPALLLALPFGWVKMLLVIVVFVAANQIEGNFLSPYILSKTTDLHPVTVLLAILIGASLLGFAGALLSVPAVALGKLMLDKYYFPSRVYTEGP
- the cysS gene encoding cysteine--tRNA ligase, producing MTSPDRPSGRQPDPGIVLYDTMQRQKVPFVPSVPGRVGMYLCGPTVYSDAHLGHAKKEVAFDVIRRALLHFGYDVRYVTNVTDVGHLQNDADEGEDKLLARARLEQLEPMEVADKYFWSFVRDMDALNILKPSINPRATGHIPEQIALIQELIDRGHAYVSDGSVYFDVRSWPEYGKLSGRRLDDLEEGTREAVREEKRDPRDFALWKKAEPAHIMRWESPWSVGFPGWHIECSAMSLKYLGEGFDIHGGGLDLEFPHHEAEIAQSEAAGHPFARYWMHNNMLTINGEKMSKSKGNFTTLKDLLAQHDPMVIRFLLVGSHYRSITEFSDAAFESARSGYRRLTDALHEVERRLETAPEKNDPALREKIAAHVREFEDAMRDDFNTPRAVAALFGLTTDMNAALGAGEVGREALEAARDAYRTLGGDVLGLFAQGAAERQDETQVVDALMDLVLQARQHYRLNKQYAQADELRDTLAAVGVTVEDTRDGPRWRR